One genomic region from Rosa rugosa chromosome 1, drRosRugo1.1, whole genome shotgun sequence encodes:
- the LOC133730854 gene encoding GDSL esterase/lipase 2-like, which translates to MTNTSFQNFIFGFCTSLLIITTLSHSGRGLSSKEHAPVFIFGDSIYDAGNNNYINTSYRANFRPYGETFFKNPTGRFSDGRLISDFIAEYAKLPIIPPYLQPGNQQFTDGANFASAGAGALVETFHGLVIDLNSQLSNFERVHESLRKNLGDEEANTLISRDVYLFSVGGNDYSYIFGTNSSIQHPHREFVGTVLGNITAAIKEIYNKGGRKFGFLSLDPLGCIPYSRALEKEQKDGCFEEITPYVEFHNEEFPKLLQKLETELRGFRYSLSNYNEFLHLVLQVIENKPTEQDFFFHDFVSFLLNLFRVLEFRGCIAAYLCVTTITVLPTAPSCLPSFYFI; encoded by the exons ATGACAAACACCAGCTTTCAGAACTTTATCTTTGGTTTCTGTACAAGCCTTCTTATCATCACAACCCTAAGCCATAGCGGGCGTGGGTTGTCATCGAAGGAACATGCACCCGTTTTCATCTTCGGGGATTCAATATATGATGCTGGAAACAATAACTATATAAACACTAGTTATCGGGCAAATTTTCGGCCATATGGTGAAACCTTTTTTAAGAACCCAACAGGAAGATTTTCAGACGGTCGTCTAATTTCAGATTTTATAG CTGAGTACGCAAAACTACCTATTATTCCACCGTATCTACAACCCGGCAATCAGCAATTTACAGATGGTGCAAATTTTGCATCTGCAGGAGCTGGTGCTCTGGTTGAAACTTTCCACGGTTTG GTGATAGACCTTAATTCTCAACTTTCAAATTTTGAGCGAGTTCATGAGTCACTGAGGAAGAATTTAGGGGATGAAGAAGCGAACACTTTGATATCAAGAGATGTTTACTTGTTTAGTGTTGGAGGCAACGATTACTCATACATATTCGGGACAAACTCCAGCATCCAGCATCCTCACAGGGAATTTGTAGGAACTGTTCTAGGCAACATAACTGCAGCAATCAAA GAAATATATAACAAAGGAGGAAGAAAATTTGGGTTTCTTAGCCTTGATCCTCTTGGTTGTATACCATACTCAAGAGCACTTGAGAAGGAACAAAAAGATGGATGCTTTGAGGAGATTACACCGTATGTAGAATTCCACAATGAAGAATTTCCCAAACTCCTTCAAAAGCTGGAGACTGAACTCAGGGGATTTAGATACTCGCTTTCCAACTATAATGAGTTTCTGCATCTAGTCTTGCAAGTGATTGAGAACAAACCAACCGAGCAAGATTTTTTCTTTCATGATTTCGTTTCGtttcttttaaatttgtttCGTGTACTTGAGTTTCGAGGATGTATAGCTGCATATCTATGCGTGACAACTATCACAGTTTTGCCGACTGCACCTAGCTGCTTGCCTTCGTTTTATTTCATTTAG